In Verrucomicrobiia bacterium, a genomic segment contains:
- a CDS encoding RraA family protein: protein MQTPGKFADGLAEDRKIEPLEANLLEALRRLPAGTLANAIETFQRRLRNEGFVDHTVHCLCPRLEPMVGYAATLRIRGSAPPTAGGVYPERTDWWDYVLSLPVPRVAVVQDIATRPGLGSLIGAVHMNILRALQCVGVVTNGGVRDLPAAESAGFHYFAGGLAVSHSYVHIVEIGQPVEIGGLKIHSGDLLHGDCHGIQSVPLTIAAEIPAIAAEIDAKERAIIALCRSPEFSLEKLRAAIAKG, encoded by the coding sequence ATGCAGACTCCGGGAAAATTTGCCGATGGCCTCGCAGAAGATCGCAAGATTGAACCGCTGGAAGCAAACCTGCTGGAAGCCTTAAGGCGCCTGCCCGCAGGCACCCTGGCCAATGCGATTGAGACTTTTCAGAGGCGCTTGCGCAATGAAGGCTTTGTTGACCACACCGTGCATTGCCTCTGTCCGCGCCTTGAGCCGATGGTTGGCTATGCGGCCACGCTGCGGATTCGCGGTTCAGCGCCTCCGACGGCGGGGGGGGTGTACCCGGAACGGACCGACTGGTGGGATTACGTCTTGTCCCTGCCCGTGCCCCGGGTGGCAGTGGTGCAAGATATAGCCACTCGTCCCGGGCTCGGCTCGCTAATAGGAGCCGTGCACATGAATATTCTGCGAGCGCTCCAATGTGTTGGCGTGGTCACCAACGGCGGGGTGCGCGATCTGCCGGCGGCCGAGAGCGCCGGATTCCATTACTTTGCCGGCGGCTTGGCGGTGTCGCACTCTTATGTTCACATCGTCGAGATCGGACAGCCGGTCGAAATCGGCGGACTTAAGATCCACTCCGGCGATTTGCTTCACGGGGATTGCCATGGTATCCAATCCGTTCCCCTGACCATCGCCGCTGAGATTCCGGCCATCGCGGCGGAAATCGACGCTAAAGAACGGGCCATCATCGCCCTCTGTCGCTCGC
- a CDS encoding lysophospholipid acyltransferase family protein, producing MRLRIWTSYVAVVCAGFVSFLFFRFPFNFTRVRGRNNIPPRGERVLFVSNHTTMYDSFLIAVAAYFPQNIFYPSLPFVNFAARENFFRTRFSKTLFTLLRTVPVERRDHPWLMRKYVDFLQRNNLLIFYQGTRSDDLSVIKNGPAYAIAHTQSAITVIPVYHQGIERIFSKGGPKTRGLWRWLPRSIFRRPIVVFGQPIDFSECFRLTETRERITAINQRIVASIVSLQALATA from the coding sequence ATGCGTTTGAGAATCTGGACATCCTACGTTGCGGTGGTTTGCGCTGGCTTCGTCTCCTTTTTGTTTTTCCGCTTCCCCTTCAATTTTACCCGCGTGCGGGGACGGAATAATATTCCCCCGCGTGGGGAACGGGTGCTTTTCGTCTCGAATCACACCACTATGTACGATTCGTTTCTCATCGCCGTAGCCGCCTATTTTCCGCAAAATATTTTTTACCCGTCCCTCCCCTTTGTGAATTTCGCCGCCCGGGAGAATTTCTTCCGCACCCGGTTTTCCAAGACCCTCTTTACTCTCCTACGAACTGTCCCGGTTGAACGGCGCGATCATCCTTGGCTGATGCGCAAATACGTCGATTTTCTGCAACGCAACAATCTGCTCATCTTCTATCAAGGCACGCGCAGTGATGATCTTTCGGTCATCAAGAATGGTCCCGCCTATGCCATCGCGCACACTCAGTCTGCGATCACCGTCATCCCGGTGTACCATCAGGGCATCGAACGGATTTTCAGCAAAGGCGGACCAAAAACCCGGGGACTGTGGCGCTGGCTGCCCCGCAGCATCTTCCGCCGCCCGATTGTCGTTTTCGGCCAGCCGATTGATTTCTCTGAATGCTTTCGGCTCACCGAAACCCGCGAGCGCATCACTGCCATCAACCAGCGTATCGTCGCCAGCATCGTCTCTCTGCAAGCGCTTGCCACCGCTTGA